The nucleotide window CAGTGAATATGCCGCAAGTTGTCTCCGGTGCGATATTCCCGCGTGCCCATAAACTCAGGCGATTCACCAACATTGGAAGAAACCAGAAAACCGCCCGGCTGATACCGCCGCCCCTCGGGCACCTGAAATTCATCAAGCAACTCAAATTTGGGATACACCAAAAACGTTGACTCCTGCCGACACCGAAGCAGACCCCGACAAATTCCAAAGGGATAGGCTGAACCACCACACAGATATTTCAGGGTATAACTTCCCCGTTTCTCACACTTCAGATGCACTTCAACTCGAACTGTTTCTCCCGGTTCAATTCGCTCAATCAGAACCGGAGCCGCTTCCGAAGGCGATTGAATGAATTCAGGAAGCACCAGTTCCATTACTTCAATTCCCAGAGCCGGTTTCGCAGACCGATTTTCGGCTTCGACCACGATCACCACGTCTTTGCCCGCAGTGGTTGGGACAATTGGCCGACGTCTGAAAAACACCTTTGATTTGTGAAAGTAAGCCACGACACAGGCAGTGGTGAAAAGGCCAATCAAAAACGACGCCGCCGCATAAATCATTGGAATGAGTGTCAAATCCGCATCTCGCCCGGCAGCCAAACCGCCTCCGATCACAGTCACTAACCCCAGGACCCACCCTGTGGGCGTCAAATACCCTCGAACCACAAGCTCAGCCAGATTCACCAGTTTTGACCGGCGCAAGGTACGATTTTTGGTCGGGTTCGCTTTCGGTTTCCTCATCGTGGAACTCGCACGGTACTCAGAATTTCAGTGATGACCGTGTCTTTGTGGATGCCTGCATATTTTGACTTCATATCCAGCACCAGCCGGTGAGCCAGGACTGGGACTGCCAGCTTTTTCAAATCATCAGGCAAAACGTAAAGACGACCGTTCATAAATGCCAGTGCCCGGACAGTCGCCAGGAAGGCAATGGCACCGCGTGGGGAAACTCCGAACTTGACCGCCTGATGCGACCGGGTGGCATCCACCAGGGCCAGCAAATAATCAGCGACGGAGTTTTCAATCTCGACCTTATTCGCAAGTGCTTGAATCAGGAGCAGTTCCTCAAGCGACATGGCCGGTGTCAATTCATCCAGTTTTGCCGTTCCGCCGTCTCCCAGCATGATGGATTTGAGTTCGCTGGTGGTTGGGTAGCCGAGCGACAATTGCATACAAAACCGGTCAAGCTGGGCTTCTGGAAGTGGATAGGTTCCATGCGAATCAACCGGATTTTGGGTGGCAATCACCACAAACGGGGGTTCTAATCGAATTGATTTTCCATCAATCGAAATTTGTTTTTCCCCCATGGCTTCAAGCAAGGCAGATTGGGTGCGTGGTGAAGCCCGGTTGATTTCGTCAGCCAGTATCACATTGGCAAATAACGGCCCCGGGTTGAAGTGAAACTGACCGTCTTTCTGGTTATAAATCGAACCGCCAACAATGTCGGTCGGCAATAAATCTGGGGTAAATTGAATACGACTGACCTTGCCGCCGACGGAAGCCGCCAGTGCCTTGACCAGGGTGGTTTTCCCAACGCCAGGAATATCTTCCAACAGCAGATGCCCACCGCTGATTAAAGCCGCCAGCACATAATCAATCTGCTTTTGTTTTCCAATGATGACCCGGCATAGGTTCTCACGGACTTTGGCAATTAACTCAACAGCGTGTGTGGTTTGCAAGCACTTTGCTCCTGCTTTTCATCATTAGGGCCTGGTACAAGTCCCCATAAAAGGGGGATGAAATTCGACCACTCGATGAAAGAAAAATTGGTTTTCGCCCGGATGGGCGATGGAAAATAGCCGGTGGCAAGTGTCGCTTTGGACACGCAGCCACCGGACAGAGTCACCATCACGGGTTCGCGCCCGGATGGGCGAAAGCCAATTCGAAATCACCGAAATTCCATCCCCCATTTATGGGAACTTGTACTGAGGGCTTGGGGCTGAAGACAACGGGCTCAGGGCTTGGGGCTCAGGGCTGAAGAACTGGTTTTATTTCATCCCTCATCCTTCATCCCTCATCCCTTTCTGTGCCCCGAGTCTTCGAGCCTTCAGCCCAACTTCTTCAGCCCGATGGTCTTTCAGCCCTACTTCGTCTTATGCAAATATCGCCCTAAAGCCATCAATGGGAAGAAGTTCCGGTAAAAGTGATAGTTGATGTAGAAGTGGCATGGAAAACCCGTGCCGGTAAATTCATCTTCCGACCAGTTCCCGGCTTCATTTTGGGTGCGAATCAGGTATTCAATTCCCCGTTTGACCGCATCGGAGTGGCCTTCATCTCCAGCAATTAACCCCATCAAGGCCCAGGCAGTTTGCGACGCCGTGCTTTTGCCTTCGCCCATGAGATTTCGATCTTTATAGGAATCACAGCTTTCGCCCCATCCGCCATCTTCATTTTG belongs to Acidobacteriota bacterium and includes:
- a CDS encoding DUF58 domain-containing protein, producing the protein MRKPKANPTKNRTLRRSKLVNLAELVVRGYLTPTGWVLGLVTVIGGGLAAGRDADLTLIPMIYAAASFLIGLFTTACVVAYFHKSKVFFRRRPIVPTTAGKDVVIVVEAENRSAKPALGIEVMELVLPEFIQSPSEAAPVLIERIEPGETVRVEVHLKCEKRGSYTLKYLCGGSAYPFGICRGLLRCRQESTFLVYPKFELLDEFQVPEGRRYQPGGFLVSSNVGESPEFMGTREYRTGDNLRHIHWSSWARLGKPVVKQFHEEYFVRLAVIVDTEVPSGFSDHVFEAAVSKTAAIAEFLSRQEYLIDIFAVGTTVYHFQSGRAIAHFENILEILACLEPTPDVDWKTLWNELLAEAAKLTAIVVVLLTWNEQRAAFINQLKAVGVGIRVILVSDQDSFPTPGGFDTQEFVHLQSSGL
- a CDS encoding MoxR family ATPase, whose product is MQTTHAVELIAKVRENLCRVIIGKQKQIDYVLAALISGGHLLLEDIPGVGKTTLVKALAASVGGKVSRIQFTPDLLPTDIVGGSIYNQKDGQFHFNPGPLFANVILADEINRASPRTQSALLEAMGEKQISIDGKSIRLEPPFVVIATQNPVDSHGTYPLPEAQLDRFCMQLSLGYPTTSELKSIMLGDGGTAKLDELTPAMSLEELLLIQALANKVEIENSVADYLLALVDATRSHQAVKFGVSPRGAIAFLATVRALAFMNGRLYVLPDDLKKLAVPVLAHRLVLDMKSKYAGIHKDTVITEILSTVRVPR